A window of the Pecten maximus chromosome 19, xPecMax1.1, whole genome shotgun sequence genome harbors these coding sequences:
- the LOC117317810 gene encoding uncharacterized protein LOC117317810, with the protein MPVNKPINYRNLRSQTTTTDQELPDNQVELNGSRENIVEEIDIQPQEQPEEIMTHIQIRRYDGTESPQIWYSSMEAWMKVQGYTESKMLSALPLILEGPAALWLQTQPQASTASLAAFKVAFFQRFGIKDNDMSFMSLKQDTTESALAFIERAEKTGLGAALPECYKVKAAVRGLSPNLRSRVIGKEPTSFLDLRKAVQLASEELDCFESQEVKNIDFLTERFAQMSRNFSETILQQVNQLQHQNQNQNQQQWRHKHHQRQEPHRDQQRQSNRSQQRQCQGCGVNSVSQMWTFLAVMFLCIPLVVAESSPIQRLNYGIMFEPTTLLHLGQEYWTHTFKIPLPSPMYLPGIPSCQRQTCKVANQVVTSLNNLRTQCMSNVNSTVKEIHRLIPHSYFPNTLSSSRSKRGLLDFIGQISKSLFGTATSDDVEDLKRHMQVLNNNNVKLARAMASQSHQLTSFMAAVDERLDNIVEIVKNNHDQTMTLSEQFSASLDGIEHELVLLENLMITQINATSTLDKHLEHAKLAIHDLAKGKLSPFLLSPQIMRSTLKQVQNIMSSKYKGFSIIHNDPLYYYHNANFVYARHHSMLYLLVKIPISPFIQPLHVYKVYSAPVPVNSTSSHATQLLNTPEYFVHTSDNQHFSTLSHKQLQECSGSDILYCKFQVALSSVAKSSCIAAIFYNQKDMVKTTCDFRFLPDILSPAITELAPSNLLMYQIPMLALDCPNGQRIIKGCSFCVVRIPCMCTVTAGNLFVPPRLGQCKNDTNDISVIHPVNLALLQEFFPSSQHASIFGDTSYPDFVRVKIPDVNIYNHSFTEKLATDQKYHLSLKKIVKTAKKGEIVFKSLAESMLEGQIPFTSGTWPDTSGVIALVGTAISGIAIILIFCLYSKLRKISAMMLLVQKAHTVQTVTVSPQIPSFHFQSLPNPTSSYTITENVYNSLMTPWPYVTLSLLTTVFILASIYCIRRKFHNNHKTAIFLELSSGTACELVRIASLPLCPDNWTISPPIDINNIQVFGRIFPVLSVEWSEFSIINNNSKHRIYPTNKVRLSPMQAHSIRKILSQPYAAYTLVCHHGYFHPL; encoded by the exons ATGCCTGTAAACAAACCAATCAACTACAGAAATCTTAGAAGCCAGACCACAACTACAGATCAGGAATTACCAGACAACCAAGTGGAATTAAATGGTTCGAGAGAAAATATAGTGGAGGAAATAGACATTCAGCCTCAAGAGCAACCAGAAGAAATCATGACGCACATTCAGATTAGAAGGTATGATGGAACAGAGTCACCACAAATATGGTATTCAAGCATGGAGGCCTGGATGAAAGTTCAGGGTTATACAGAATCAAAAATGCTGAGTGCATTGCCATTAATTCTAGAGGGTCCGGCTGCTCTCTGGCTACAAACACAGCCACAAGCCTCTACAGCATCTCTTGCAGCATTCAAAGTTGCATTTTTCCAAAGGTTTGGAATCAAAGACAATGACATGTCATTCATGTCACTAAAACAGGACACCACAGAAAGTGCTCTCGCCTTCATTGAAAGGGCAGAAAAAACAGGACTGGGAGCAGCACTGCCCGAGTGTTATAAAGTGAAAGCTGCTGTTCGCGGACTAAGCCCGAACCTCAGAAGCAGAGTGATTGGTAAGGAACCAACATCATTTTTGGACCTAAGGAAGGCAGTTCAACTAGCTTCAGAGGAGTTAGACTGTTTTGAGTCACAAGAAGtcaaaaacattgattttttaaCAGAAAGATTCGCCCAGATGTCAAGGAATTTCTCTGAAACAATATTACAGCAAGTAAATCAGTTGCAGCATCAAAACCAAAATCAGAATCAACAACAGTGGAGACACAAACATCATCAGAGACAGGAACCACACAGAGATCAACAAAGACAGTCAAACAGGAGCCAACAAAGACAATGCCAGGGTTGTG GTGTGAATAGTGTATCTCAAATGTGGACCTTTTTAGCTGTGATGTTCCTCTGCATTCCCTTAGTTGTCGCGGAGTCGTCACCAATCCAGAGGTTGAACTATGGAATTATGTTCGAACCTACAACTCTGTTACATCTTGGACAAGAATATTGGACTCACACATTCAAGATACCTCTCCCCTCACCCATGTACTTACCAGGAATTCCTTCATGTCAAAGACAGACATGTAAAGTGGCAAACCAAGTCGTCACTTCATTGAACAATCTACGCACTCAGTGTATGTCTAATGTCAATTCTACGGTAAAAGAAATTCATCGCCTCATCCCACACTCGTACTTTCCAAATACCCTTAGTTCTAGTAGATCCAAACGTGGTTTACTGGACTTCATTGGACAAATTTCCAAGTCGTTGTTTGGAACCGCAACATCAGATGATGTTGAGGATTTAAAACGTCACATGCAAGtgttaaacaataacaatgtgAAATTAGCAAGAGCTATGGCTTCTCAGAGTCATCAACTTACATCTTTCATGGCTGCAGTGGATGAACGTCTTGATAACATTGTTGAAATTGTTAAAAACAATCATGATCAGACTATGACATTGTCAGAGCAATTTTCTGCTTCTTTAGATGGCATTGAGCATGAATTAGTATTATTAGAAAATCTGATGATCACTCAGATTAATGCCACATCAACATTGGACAAACATTTAGAACATGCTAAGTTAGCAATTCATGATTTAGCAAAAggcaaattatctccctttctacTCTCTCCTCAGATAATGAGATCAACTTTGAAACAAGTTCAAAACATCATGTCTTCTAAGTACAAAGGATTTAGCATAATACATAATGATCCATTGTATTACTATCATAATGCCAACTTTGTGTATGCCAGACATCATTCTATGTTGTACTTACTTGTGAAAATACCTATTTCACCATTTATCCAACCATTACATGTCTACAAGGTATATTCTGCACCTGTACCTGTTAATTCAACATCTTCTCATGCGACACAATTGTTAAACACTCCTGAGTACTTTGTTCATACCAGTGATAACCAGCATTTTTCAACTTTGTCACACAAGCAATTACAAGAATGTTCTGGATCAGACATTTTATATTGTAAGTTTCAAGTAGCCCTTTCATCAGTAGCAAAATCTTCTTGCATAGCAGCTATCTTTTATAATCAGAAAGATATGGTAAAGACTACTTGTGATTTTAGATTTTTACCTGATATACTCTCACCGGCTATTACAGAGTTAGCTCCCTCTAATCTGCTTATGTATCAAATCCCTATGTTAGCCTTAGACTGTCCTAATGGTCAGAGGATAATTAAAGGTTGCTCATTTTGTGTAGTTAGGATACCATGTATGTGTACAGTTACAGCAGGAAATCTGTTTGTACCTCCTCGATTAGGTCAATGtaaaaatgatacaaatgacATTTCAGTCATTCATCCAGTCAACCTTGCTCTCCTTCAAGAATTTTTTCCTAGCTCACAACATGCTTCCATTTTTGGTGATACATCTTATCCAGATTTTGTTCGGGTTAAAATCCCAGatgtaaacatttataatcATTCATTCACTGAAAAATTAGCTACAGATCAGAAATATCACTTAAGTTTAAAGAAAATTGTCAAGACAGCTAAAAAGGGTGAAATAGTATTCAAATCCTTAGCTGAATCTATGTTAGAAGGACAAATCCCATTTACTTCAGGAACATGGCCAGACACTAGTGGTGTAATTGCATTAGTAGggacagctatttcaggcataGCAATAATCTTAATTTTCTGTTTGTACTCAAAACTAAGGAAAATATCAGCTATGATGTTACTGGTTCAGAAAGCTCACACAGTTCAAACTGTTACTGTATCACCTCAAATTCCCAGCTTTCATTTCCAAAGTCTCCCTAATCCAACCTCATCTTACACCATTACTGAAAATGTGTATAACTCACTAATGACACCATGGCCATATGTAACACTGTCACTTTTAACTACTGTTTTCATTCTAGCTTCAATTTACTGCATTCGCAGGAAATTTCATAATAATCACAAGACTGCAATCTTCCTTGAACTTTCCTCTGGCACGGCATGTGAACTAGTTCGTATAGCTTCCTTACCCCTTTGTCCTGATAACTGGACAATATCTCCCCCtattgatatcaataacatTCAAGTGTTTGGCAGGATCTTTCCTGTACTCAGTGTGGAGTGGTCAGAATTCTCTATTATTAATAACAATAGTAAGCACAGAATTTATCCAACTAACAAGGTTCGTCTGTCACCTATGCAAGCCCATTCCATTCGGAAAATCTTAAGCCAGCCTTATGCTGCATACACTTTGGTTTGTCATCATGGATATTTCCATCCACTTTGA